In the Brassica napus cultivar Da-Ae chromosome A7, Da-Ae, whole genome shotgun sequence genome, one interval contains:
- the LOC106358182 gene encoding 14-3-3-like protein GF14 epsilon (The RefSeq protein has 1 substitution compared to this genomic sequence), with product MESEREKQVYSAKLSEQTERYDEMVEAMKKVAQMDVELTVEERNLVSVGYKNVIGARRASWRILSSIEQKEESKGNEENVKRIQTYRKRVEEELAKVCNDILSVIDKHLISSSTAVESTVFFYKMKGDYYRYLAEFSSGAERKEAADQSLEAYKAAVAAAETGLAPTHPVRLGLALNFSVFYYEILNSPESACQLAKQAFDDAIAELDSLNEESYKDSTLIMQLLRDNLTLWTSDLPEEGEEKSKGDEPKEEN from the exons ATGGAGAGTGAGAGGGAAAAGCAGGTTTACTCGGCGAAGCTCTCTGAGCAAACCGAACGTTACGATG AAATGGTTGAGGCGATGAAGAAAGTTGCTCAGATGGATGTGGAGCTCACCGTGGAGGAGAGGAACCTTGTATCTGTTGGTTACAAGAACGTCATCGGCGCGAGGAGAGCGTCGTGGAGGATACTATCCTCCATCGAGCAGAAGGAAGAGTCCAAGGGGAACGAGGAGAATGTCAAGAGGATTCAGACTTACCGAAAGAGGGTTGAAGAGGAGCTTGCCAAAGTTTGCAATGACATCTTGTCCGTCATTGATAAGCATCTCATTCCTTCCTCTACCGCCGTGGAGTCCACTGTCTTTTTCTACAAAAT GAAAGGAGATTACTATCGCTATCTGGCAGAGTTCAGCTCTGGTGCTGAGCGCAAGGAAGCTGCAGATCAGTCTCTTGAAGCCTACAAG GCTGCTGTTGCTGCTGCAGAGACTGGATTGGCACCAACACATCCAGTTAGACTTGGCTTGGCTTTGAACTTTTCGGTTTTCTATTATGAGATCTTAAACTCTCCTGAAAG CGCATGCCAATTGGCTAAGCAAGCATTCGACGATGCAATCGCTGAACTTGACAGCCTCAACGAGGAGTCATACAAGGACAGCACTCTTATCATGCAGCTACTCAGAGACAACCTCACCTTGTGGACTTCTGACCTCCCCGAGGAAGGAG AAGAGAAATCCAAAGGTGATGAGCCTAAAGAAGAG AACTGA